The Eubacteriaceae bacterium Marseille-Q4139 genome has a window encoding:
- a CDS encoding IS3 family transposase translates to MRGNRKEAGLSLIRHEHIYQAVKEEQEEHDYPIQELCKIGGVSRAAYYKWLNHEMSENEQENRKIAELIEKIHIESPDKGYRRIRDELERYHDIDVNDKRVLRICRKLGIKSTIKYANDSCTRQAANPQYIAENILNREFTAEAPNEKWLTDVTEFHYYIGIEKHKVYLSAILDLYDRRIVSYRIGDSNSNALVFDTFDDAVKDNPEAHPMFHSDRGFQYTNRAFHAKLEAAGMMQSMSRVAKCIDNGPMEGFWGILKRERYYGKRFMDRESLVVMIEKYINYYNNRRLQRKLGIVTPMEKHEKYLQAA, encoded by the coding sequence ATTAGAGGAAATCGAAAGGAGGCGGGGCTGAGCCTGATCCGCCACGAGCATATCTATCAGGCTGTCAAAGAAGAACAGGAAGAACACGATTATCCGATACAGGAGCTTTGTAAGATTGGCGGTGTTTCAAGGGCGGCTTATTACAAATGGCTGAACCATGAAATGTCAGAGAATGAACAGGAAAACCGAAAAATTGCGGAACTGATAGAAAAAATCCACATAGAATCACCTGATAAGGGTTATCGCAGAATCCGTGATGAGTTGGAGCGTTACCATGACATTGATGTAAATGATAAACGTGTTTTGCGCATCTGCCGGAAACTTGGTATCAAATCCACTATCAAATATGCAAACGATAGCTGTACAAGACAGGCTGCAAATCCACAGTACATAGCCGAAAATATCCTGAATCGTGAATTCACGGCAGAAGCTCCGAATGAAAAGTGGTTGACCGATGTAACGGAATTTCATTACTATATCGGAATTGAAAAGCACAAGGTATATTTAAGTGCAATTCTTGACCTGTATGACCGAAGAATCGTATCCTACCGTATTGGCGACAGTAATAGTAATGCATTAGTGTTTGATACCTTTGATGATGCAGTCAAAGATAATCCTGAAGCACATCCAATGTTTCACAGTGACAGAGGCTTTCAATACACCAATAGAGCCTTTCATGCAAAACTTGAAGCAGCAGGGATGATGCAGAGCATGTCCAGAGTAGCAAAGTGTATCGATAATGGACCAATGGAAGGATTCTGGGGAATTCTAAAACGGGAGCGTTATTATGGTAAACGATTTATGGACAGAGAATCACTGGTGGTCATGATAGAGAAATATATCAATTACTATAACAACAGACGTTTGCAGAGGAAGCTTGGTATAGTAACACCAATGGAGAAACACGAAAAATATTTACAGGCAGCGTAA